The Thermococcus sp. genomic interval CCTCAGGTTGACCTCGTAGACGTGGGGACAGTTAACGCCGAAGTCCTTGGCCCTGTGGAGTATCCTCGCCTCCCTTACAGTTCTCTCCTTCCTCAGCTTGATGTCTATCTCGGGAATCCTGTACCTCTTCCTGACTCTGTGCTTCACTATCACCTTTTCCTTCAGCAGGTCGGCACCGAAGACCTCCCCAAACTCCGCCTCGAATATCTTGGCCTCCGCGCCCTGGGCTATGAGCCTCATCTTTCTCCCCGGGTTTAGGTCTCCTTCGGGGTTTTAGCCTTTTCCACCATACTCCCGGTGATTTCCTGATATTTGTTCAAAAATTTCACAAAAACTTAAACAATTTGAAGCAAAAATTTATATAGAGCACTGACGAATGGATGTTGCAAAAAGGTAAAACGTTTGGAGGAATGCCAAAATGAGTATGAGCGGACAGCCCGTTATAGTTCTCCCGGAGGGGACGCAGAGGTACGTTGGAAAGGACGCCCAGAGGCTCAACATTCTGGCTGCAAGGATTATAGCCGAGACGGTAAGAACTACCCTCGGTCCCAAGGGAATGGACAAGATGCTGGTGGATAGCCTCGGGGACATAGTTGTTACGAACGATGGCGCAACGATACTCGACAAGATTGACCTTCAGCATCCCGCAGCTAAAATGATGGTTGAGGTTGCTAAGACTCAGGACAAAGAGGCCGGCGACGGAACCACCACCGCCGTCGTCATCGCCGGAGAACTCCTGAAGAAGGCCGAGGAACTTCTCGACCAGAACATCCACCCGAGCATAATCGTCAAGGGCTACACAATGGCCTCCGACAGGTCGCAGGAGATACTCGACGAGATAGCCATACCCGTTAATCCGGAGGACGACGAGACCCTCCTCAGGATAGCCGAGACGTCCATAACCGGAAAGAGCGCCGAGGCCCACAGGGAGCTCCTCGCAAAGCTCGCGGTCGAGGCTGTAAAGCAGGTCGCCGAGAAGACCGAGGAAGGCTACGTCGTTGACATAGACAACATCAAGATAGAGAAGAAGGCCGGCGAGAGCGTTGAGGAGAGCAAGCTAATTAGGGGTGTCGTCATCGACAAGGAGGTCGTCCACCCGAGGATGCCGAAGCGCATCGAGGGGGCGAAGATAGCCCTCATCGGGGAGGCCCTTGAGGTCAAGAAGACCGAGACCGATGCGAAGATCAACATAACCAGCCCCGACCAGCTCTTCGACTTCATAGAGCAGGAGGAGAAGATGCTCCGCGAGATGGTCGACAAGATCAGGGAGGTTGGTGCCAACGTCGTCTTCGTCCAGAAGGGCATTGATGACTTAGCCCAGCACTATCTAGCCAAGTACGGCATAATGG includes:
- the thsB gene encoding thermosome subunit beta → MSMSGQPVIVLPEGTQRYVGKDAQRLNILAARIIAETVRTTLGPKGMDKMLVDSLGDIVVTNDGATILDKIDLQHPAAKMMVEVAKTQDKEAGDGTTTAVVIAGELLKKAEELLDQNIHPSIIVKGYTMASDRSQEILDEIAIPVNPEDDETLLRIAETSITGKSAEAHRELLAKLAVEAVKQVAEKTEEGYVVDIDNIKIEKKAGESVEESKLIRGVVIDKEVVHPRMPKRIEGAKIALIGEALEVKKTETDAKINITSPDQLFDFIEQEEKMLREMVDKIREVGANVVFVQKGIDDLAQHYLAKYGIM